The Victivallis sp. Marseille-Q1083 DNA window GCCTCGCTTTCGGCGAATCATTTTCCGGCTCCGGCAACAGGCCGTTTTCATAGAGGAACACCAATTTGAACAGCACCGAACAGGCCGTTTCGCTCCAAAGCGGTTTTCCTGTCGGGCCTGGTTCGGTCCAATTTCGCAGCAAATTCCGAAAAACATCGTAGACCAGCGGCGACGGCACGTCCGCCACCGTATTGCGCAGCAGAAAAGCGCCGATGTTCATCACGCTCCGGAAGGCGGCCGGCTGCTCGGCAATGGCATCGAAATTGGCCAGCAGTTCCATTTCGGCGGCAACGCGCAGCTTGCCTTCCGGCGCTTTTTTGAACGTCGCATTCAATTCGCGGAACAGGTCGACGACCGGAAATTTTCTCGGGCCGATCTGTTTGGCGCCGTAGACGAGCAATTCAAGCCGGCCGTAATCGGGACTGAGACCGTGGACAATCAGTGCGCTGTCCTGATAGACATTTTTTTTCAAAACAATCAGTTGAGCCGTTTCCATGACTTTTCCCTCAATTTCCATTGGTCGCCGGGTGTTGCCGTCCATGTTTCCAAAAGATAGCCGCCGTTTTCCAAAAGGAAAGCACCCGGCCGGAATTTTTTCCATTTTCCACCCATTCGCCCGGCAACCGCCGCAAGTGTTTCCCGCCCGCCGCCGCCCGGAACAAAAGTTACTTTTTTTCATTCTCCCGCTTGCTTTTTATGAAATGCCGCCTATTTTAAAGCACTGTCAAGATCACCTCAAGTGATGTTCCGG harbors:
- a CDS encoding DNA repair protein RecO, giving the protein METAQLIVLKKNVYQDSALIVHGLSPDYGRLELLVYGAKQIGPRKFPVVDLFRELNATFKKAPEGKLRVAAEMELLANFDAIAEQPAAFRSVMNIGAFLLRNTVADVPSPLVYDVFRNLLRNWTEPGPTGKPLWSETACSVLFKLVFLYENGLLPEPENDSPKARQLLELYENLINCGVEFEAVTGYAEAYLVRLNTYLNHTIRTLQLPLA